The following proteins come from a genomic window of Flavobacterium eburneipallidum:
- the clpB gene encoding ATP-dependent chaperone ClpB has protein sequence MNINKFTIKSQEAIQLSQQLAQSFGQQQIENEHIFKAIFEVDENVAPFILKKLNVNVPLFEQILDSTIQSFPKVSGGEIMLSRTANTTLNEAEIIAKKMNDEFVSIEHLILAIFDSKTKAAQILKDQGVTGKGLKAAIEELRKGERVTSASAEETYNSLNKYAKNLNELARTGKLDPVIGRDEEIRRVLQILTRRTKNNPMLVGEPGVGKTAIAEGLAHRIVDGDVPENLKDKIVFSLDMGALIAGAKYKGEFEERLKSVVKEVTAAEGDIVLFIDEIHTLVGAGGGEGAMDAANILKPALARGELRAIGATTLDEYQKYFEKDKALERRFQKIIIEEPDTESAISILRGIKEKYETHHKVQIKDEAIIAAVELSQRYITNRFLPDKAIDLMDEAASKIRMEINSKPEELDVLDRKIMQLEIEIAAIKREKDESKLKALGMDLANLKEDRNEIFAKWKSEKDVVDNIQAVKTEIEDFKTEAERAERNGDYGKVAEIRYGKIKEAQERLDIFQKQLIENQSGGSSLIKEEVTREDIAEVVAKWTGIPVMKMLQGEREKLLKLEDELHRRVVGQEEAIEAVSDAVRRSRAGLQDMKKPVGTFLFLGTTGVGKTELAKALAEYLFDDENAMTRIDMSEYQERHSVSRLVGAPPGYVGYDEGGQLTEAVRRKPYSVILLDEIEKAHPDTFNILLQVLDEGRLTDNKGRLADFKNTIIIMTSNMGSQIIQEKFENLKGSVEAATEAAKVEVLGLLRQTVRPEFINRIDEIVMFTPLTNANIAQIVGLQLKNVKKMLALQGITLDATPEAIAHLSEKGYDPQFGARPVKRVIQREVLNELSKEILSGKITTDSIVLIDAFDGKLVFRNQSELVS, from the coding sequence ATGAACATCAATAAATTTACAATCAAATCACAGGAAGCCATTCAGCTTTCACAGCAATTGGCTCAAAGTTTTGGACAACAGCAAATAGAAAACGAACACATTTTCAAGGCTATTTTTGAAGTCGATGAAAATGTAGCACCATTTATTTTAAAAAAACTAAATGTAAATGTTCCGTTGTTCGAACAAATTTTAGACAGTACGATTCAAAGCTTTCCAAAAGTTTCAGGAGGCGAAATTATGCTTTCTAGAACCGCAAATACAACACTGAACGAAGCGGAAATCATTGCTAAAAAAATGAACGATGAATTCGTTTCCATCGAACATTTGATACTGGCAATATTCGATTCTAAAACCAAAGCAGCTCAAATACTGAAAGACCAAGGCGTTACTGGAAAAGGATTAAAAGCCGCTATTGAAGAATTGCGAAAAGGCGAAAGAGTAACTTCTGCTTCTGCAGAGGAAACTTATAATTCCTTGAACAAATACGCCAAAAATCTCAACGAACTAGCTCGAACTGGAAAACTCGATCCTGTTATTGGTCGTGATGAAGAAATTCGTAGAGTGTTGCAAATCTTAACCCGAAGAACCAAAAACAACCCAATGCTTGTCGGAGAGCCTGGAGTGGGTAAAACTGCCATAGCCGAAGGGTTGGCTCATCGAATTGTAGATGGCGACGTTCCTGAAAACCTGAAAGATAAAATTGTTTTTTCACTCGATATGGGAGCATTGATTGCTGGAGCCAAATACAAAGGAGAATTCGAAGAGCGTCTGAAATCAGTCGTGAAAGAAGTGACGGCAGCCGAAGGAGATATTGTGCTGTTTATTGACGAAATCCACACGCTGGTTGGTGCTGGCGGCGGCGAAGGTGCGATGGATGCTGCCAATATCCTGAAACCCGCTTTGGCTCGTGGCGAACTGCGTGCTATTGGGGCAACGACTTTGGACGAATACCAAAAATATTTCGAAAAAGATAAAGCATTGGAGCGTCGTTTCCAGAAAATTATCATTGAAGAACCCGATACCGAAAGTGCCATTTCGATCCTTCGAGGTATCAAAGAAAAATACGAAACCCATCATAAAGTACAAATCAAAGACGAGGCAATTATTGCGGCTGTCGAATTATCACAGCGTTATATCACCAATCGTTTTTTACCAGACAAAGCCATTGATTTAATGGACGAAGCGGCTTCTAAAATCCGAATGGAAATCAATTCCAAACCCGAAGAACTGGATGTTTTGGATCGAAAAATCATGCAATTGGAAATCGAAATTGCCGCCATTAAACGCGAGAAAGACGAAAGCAAACTGAAAGCTTTGGGCATGGATTTGGCAAACCTCAAAGAAGATAGAAACGAAATTTTCGCCAAATGGAAATCCGAGAAAGATGTCGTAGATAATATTCAGGCGGTAAAAACCGAAATCGAAGACTTCAAAACCGAAGCCGAACGTGCGGAACGCAATGGCGATTACGGAAAAGTAGCCGAAATCCGTTACGGAAAAATCAAAGAAGCCCAAGAACGATTGGATATTTTTCAGAAACAATTAATCGAAAATCAATCTGGTGGAAGCTCTTTAATCAAAGAAGAAGTTACTCGCGAAGATATTGCGGAAGTTGTCGCCAAATGGACTGGAATTCCAGTGATGAAAATGTTGCAGGGCGAAAGAGAAAAACTCTTGAAACTCGAAGACGAATTGCACCGCAGAGTCGTGGGTCAGGAAGAAGCTATCGAAGCCGTGAGCGATGCCGTTCGAAGAAGTCGTGCGGGCTTGCAGGATATGAAAAAACCGGTGGGAACTTTCCTTTTCTTGGGAACAACAGGAGTTGGAAAAACCGAATTAGCAAAAGCTTTAGCCGAATATTTATTCGACGATGAAAACGCCATGACCCGAATCGATATGAGCGAATACCAGGAACGCCACAGTGTGAGCCGTTTGGTGGGTGCACCTCCAGGCTATGTGGGTTATGACGAAGGCGGACAATTGACCGAAGCCGTGCGTAGAAAACCCTATTCCGTGATTTTGCTGGACGAGATTGAAAAAGCGCATCCCGACACCTTCAATATTTTGTTGCAGGTTTTGGACGAAGGACGTTTAACGGACAACAAAGGACGTTTGGCTGATTTCAAAAACACAATTATCATTATGACTTCTAATATGGGAAGCCAGATTATACAAGAGAAATTCGAGAACCTGAAAGGAAGTGTCGAAGCCGCTACCGAAGCGGCCAAAGTAGAAGTTTTGGGCTTGTTGAGACAAACTGTTCGTCCCGAATTTATCAATCGTATTGATGAGATTGTAATGTTTACGCCTTTGACCAATGCTAATATTGCTCAAATCGTAGGTTTACAACTGAAAAACGTGAAAAAAATGTTGGCGTTACAAGGCATCACTCTAGACGCTACACCAGAAGCGATTGCGCATTTATCCGAGAAAGGATACGATCCGCAATTTGGTGCCAGACCCGTAAAACGTGTGATTCAAAGAGAGGTACTCAATGAATTATCGAAAGAAATTCTCTCTGGAAAAATAACTACCGACAGCATCGTTTTGATTGATGCTTTTGATGGGAAATTGGTTTTTAGAAATCAGAGTGAGTTGGTTTCTTAA
- the ytxJ gene encoding bacillithiol system redox-active protein YtxJ, whose product MSLFSNIFGNSDNPKESNSKVNWIPLNFIGQLDELVAFSEQKPAIIFKHSTRCSISRFALKQFEKDFDLEDRVDAYFLDLLEHRDISNEIASRFGVYHQSPQLLLIKEGKSVYDVSHDAIDAGELKGKL is encoded by the coding sequence ATGAGTCTATTTTCAAATATTTTCGGTAATTCCGATAATCCAAAAGAATCGAATAGCAAAGTCAATTGGATTCCGCTAAATTTCATCGGACAATTAGATGAATTAGTAGCTTTTTCGGAACAAAAACCAGCTATAATTTTCAAACACAGTACTCGTTGTAGTATTAGTCGATTTGCTTTAAAGCAATTTGAAAAGGATTTTGATTTAGAAGATAGGGTAGATGCCTATTTTCTAGATTTATTAGAGCATAGAGACATTTCGAATGAAATTGCAAGTCGTTTTGGGGTGTATCATCAATCGCCACAATTGTTGTTGATTAAAGAAGGAAAATCAGTTTATGATGTTTCGCATGATGCTATTGATGCTGGGGAATTAAAAGGGAAGTTGTAG
- a CDS encoding HepT-like ribonuclease domain-containing protein, which translates to MKTEKYKIYFLHILEAIEKLELVANSTTKEEFLGDWLKQDAVLKNFIVIGEAISQIDEEIKQKFPDVDWRGAKSMRNFIVHEYFSVDNGFVWETIFETIPTFKIQINHILNSLE; encoded by the coding sequence ATGAAAACTGAAAAATATAAAATTTACTTCTTGCATATCCTTGAAGCCATTGAAAAATTAGAATTAGTTGCCAATTCAACTACCAAAGAAGAATTTCTTGGCGATTGGCTCAAACAAGATGCCGTTCTCAAAAACTTTATTGTCATAGGCGAAGCCATTTCACAAATTGATGAGGAAATCAAACAAAAATTTCCTGATGTAGATTGGCGTGGTGCTAAATCAATGCGTAATTTTATTGTTCACGAATACTTTTCAGTTGATAACGGTTTTGTTTGGGAAACTATTTTTGAAACAATCCCTACTTTCAAAATTCAAATAAACCATATCTTAAATTCGTTAGAATAA
- a CDS encoding nucleotidyltransferase family protein, whose translation MLSKSQLHIIIETLKPYHPKRIGLFGSVARNEENSDSDIDILFSLHQPIGLFTLSKIHFELEEKLHKKVDLISENGLNKFIKEKVLKEVKYFYEN comes from the coding sequence ATGCTATCCAAAAGTCAGTTACATATCATCATCGAAACCTTAAAGCCGTATCATCCCAAAAGGATAGGGCTGTTTGGTTCTGTGGCTCGAAACGAAGAAAACAGCGATAGCGATATTGATATTCTTTTTTCCTTGCACCAACCTATTGGCTTGTTTACGTTGTCTAAAATTCATTTCGAGTTAGAAGAAAAACTACACAAGAAAGTAGATTTAATTTCAGAAAACGGCTTGAATAAATTTATCAAGGAAAAAGTATTAAAAGAGGTAAAGTATTTTTATGAAAACTGA